Within Anopheles nili chromosome 3, idAnoNiliSN_F5_01, whole genome shotgun sequence, the genomic segment TGCCACTTACGCATAGATTCATTGTAgaagaacattaaaaaatcTGCATGCACAATGAACATAATTAGCTGCCCAACATCGCTGGTGAGCTCAAACGGTATTTCTTGTGGTCAGATTCTCTGGCAGGAAGATAGTTTCCGCTCTCTTTGTTAACGGTACCCAGGACGGAGATGTTCTGCGATGAATTGAGCGTGTAATTTGTTGTGTTTTCATTGATTCATCTCAGCATTCCTCGAACGGGTATTTAAAAAAGTGTACCGCGTACAGCGAGGAATTCAAAAGGGAAACTCCAGATACGGCTTTGCCACCACACTAAAAAGGAATCATTTTCGCGCTGCTCCCGTTTTTGACAGATGCTGTCGACGCGCTCCGTGGTCGTGGAGTTTTCAtggtttctttgttttgccTTGCCCGCAGGCACTGGCTGCCGTGTTAGGGCGGAGAAAATTCTCTGCGCTCCAGTttcatgaatgaaaaatgtccaAGATGAGAACGCAGTGACAGAACCTGTACCTCGTGGAACGCAATAGCACGATTATAGAGCGTTATTGtgccgccaccaccgtgtgCTATTGCTTGCCAGCTCGCTCGCATGCTTTTAAAGACGCAGtgattaattattattattatttgccgTTCCCAGCCAGTGCTGAATGTCGCTGGCCCGCTTAGAGGTTGCAGCTTGTTTACCCTTTTCACCGTACACGAAGCGCGAAAGGGATGAACCTAGCAGCTGGGCCCCAGACCAGCGaagggagtgtgtgtgtctcaGTCTAGCCGTCGCGACCACTGCACTGCAAGCGGACGACGACCGTTCAAACCAATACCTACTCCTTTAAATCGcccattcaaaacaaaacggcacggaaaatgttttcccgcTATCGAATGCAggctgctactgctgtttTGTGGCGCTGCTTCGAGCGGTGTGTTGGGTCTGGAGCTGGATTTAATGTTTATTGATAATTAGGGGTCaaatttcgattttgtttaattttttgcaCATCTTACATGACATAAAATCGGGATGCGATTGATCAATGTCATTGTAAACAAGTAGTTGATTGTTCTCAGCAGTAAGGGAAAAATTGCGTGAATCTTTTGTCACATTTAAACGTTTTTCTTTGGGATATAAACAATGTTtttaatatgtttttgttgtttactGTAGGTCCGATAATCATCAACCACCGTTTTAGAGATAATCGATAGCAATTGCAACGAAccgaaagcagcacaaaaggATAAAACCATAGCATAACCGTTCTTCCAAGGTTAGTTAACGCCCTTCCTTGGTGTCCAACCTAAGCAAACGGACATcaacatttttattaaattcaaCAGTTTCAATCAACGGCGGATAATCCATCAGTAGCAATGAGTGATCGTGATGTTCCAAGCGTCCCAATAACCACACTCGCTGGTCTTACCAGCCTTTCGGATTGTAAGTAATTCCTTTTGACTATTACCCTTTAGTAAATGATACTACTaagcaatttttttaaaccatgaTCTACTTTTAGTGCTCAGTGAACTGCCCATTTCGGATTCATTGTCGGTATCAGTACCATTGAACCGTCCGCTACTGTTTCATCCTCGAGTGGCCGAAGAGGCGAATAATCTGCTAGCCACCCGAGATGATGCCCTTACAGCACAGCTGGTCACTGCGATCGAGCAAACCAATTCCGACAGCATAGAGCTGAAAGATCAATATCCGCAACCTGCTGCCCCCGCCAATGGCGCCCTGATTGAGGGGCCACCACTGCTGCAGGCAATTCATGCCTGCCGCCCAAATGTCTTCAAGAGTCCTTATAATCCGCAAATTCATCAAATGTTTAGTAGTGCAGTAGCGTTAGGAGTCGGAAATCAGCAACAGTTGGTGgcacagcagcaaaaaataagtAAGTTCTATTGCATTGTTGTAATAGACGAGTTAACTTCTAACAGCACACTAACACAACGCGATTGAATAAGAGTACAAGATCAATTTCCTCGCCGATTAATATATTAATTaatatgaatttatttgaattatgtATGAGCTATGCTCTGCAATATTTTTATCGTGCACAATTTAGCAGATAACAGCATTGTATGCTATTGAAAAACTAATATTCTAATGATTTGTAGTTATTTTCTGGCATTGGCAATGCTAACATATTCCCAAGGGTCCATTATAGCAATTCTATGGATATGTTAGCCAAATAGACATCACCTAGGCTGATAGAGCTGCTGCAGAATTGTTGTTAAATCTGCTGCTGTATAAATGTGTATGTTTAACGAAACTTAACCGGTACCACCTAATCGAATGGTTGATTATTGCTTTGATGTAAGCTCTTACGGAAACCTTTTAGACTAATAGGTAACTAACATTGAAAGTCGATCCTTTTTTGCTAATCCTTCTAGCTAAGCTAATAATTATCTAAGCTATGCACTGGTTGCTACATGGTATATTAAAAAACTCTTGTATGTACATTTATAACGATTGCATTAAGCTTAAttggttcatttttatttgttttgttttattttcttgccaTGTTTTCGATACACGTGTGAGCAGCTCCAACATCACACACTCAATTTTACAATCTCCCCAACGAGAGCTATTCCAATCCAGTGCAACCACAGCAAACGTATACGAATCAGCAACAACCACCAATCGAACAGTTGCAAACGGTGTTTCAAAACCAACATGAtattcagcagcaacaatttcAACAAGCACAGCAAACGCTTCAACAtgtacagcagcaacaattactgcaacaacagcagctgtTGTCGCAACAATCCCAGCTGGTATCGCAGCAACctcagctgctgcagcagcaatttcatttcactcacCCAAACCATGTAGTCCCGACTCAGCAAACTATAATCATACAAGGGCAGCCGGAAACTGGAGCCAGCTCCACTTTCCCCAATCTTGCTTCTCAAGCGTCTTCCTCTGCTGTTTTGCtcggccagcagcaacaggcgGGTGGGCCAGTGCACCAGCAATTGATTAACGTGCAAAATGTTCCATACTTATCAAATCCTTCAGAGAACAaccaactgcagcagcaacagctcttccagcagcagcagcagcagcagcaacttcaaaacaatcaaaatgtGATCGTGTCTCATTCGTCAAACATTGTGCAGTTGGATCCGCAGCAGAGTGTAATCCAGCCGTCTGCGCCATACAGTTCTGCGGGTCATGTGGTTGGTTCGTCGGCGGGAATTGCCGCACCCAGTAGTAATCAGTCGACAATGTTGCAACAAAATCACTTAACCCAGGTATGGATATCTTCCATGTTGAATGTAGTTTTCTGCTCAAAATAAGCTTTCCTTTGGGATGATTGTTAATTTCGTCCGGTTTTCATCTCTGTTTTACAGCACTCGAATGTGATAACTCAAACGAATAATAATATACACAGTGCCTCAATTCAGCAGCACCAATAtacgcaacagcagcagcaacaacaccttCCCAACCACAACCTTCTGCCGCAAGGTCAGCAGATATCGCAATCTCAACAGCCGTTCCAGCAATCTCATTTGAACAATGGCAGCCCGGTTGGGATCGTCCCTGCTGGAATGaatcatcaccagcaacagcagcaacagtataGCAATGCTAGCAATCTTGCCAAACTTCCGGAAACGGCCCCGAGGAACAACGAGTatctgcagcaacaacagagCAAAAATCTTGACGCTCGGGGGCGACCCTCTCCGGCGCAGGGTAGTACGGCACCGGAAACGGTACCGGTCCCATCTCAGCAACCAACGCCAACCACGCTCAGTATGCAACAGCACCAGAGTGGAGGCATGAAGGGACCTCAGCATGCGCAAACTGCTACCGCTGGTCATCGTTATCCTACGCCCCTGCTGACTCCGAATAAACCAAGACCGCCAGGGGCAGGCGGTGGTCAACAATCTGGCGTTAGCACCCCTGCCATTCGTCCCATTGGAATCAGTGGAGCATTGATAAGCAATGCGGCACCTGTGGCGGTGGCTCGTCCAACGGCACCACAATCACAACCGGCCGGAGGAGCGTCCCAATCGACCAGTGCAGTTGGCAGACATCGACCGGGACCAATTAAGCCCAAAATTGATCCCAAGGTCCTGTTTCGTTCCATACCGATGAGTGAAGTTTCGAGCGTAAAGCTGCGTAAGCTATCCGTCTGCCTCGATCGATTGAACGACAAGCAGATTCGGTTGCTACAAGAGGACATTAAAAAGTTTGCCGCCGAAGAGCCTAAGCTGGCCGTCCGTATGGGTCTGGTGAAAAAGACGTACGATCAAATTTTCAGCAAAATGAAGGAGGAATCGCGCGGCAGCTCGACCCTCAAGCGAAGGGCGCAGGAAcgggtggaggaaaatccgGAAGATTACCTTAGCAAACCGAAAGTCCGTCGGGTGGAACGATCGGCGGCACCGGTTGTGAAGAAACTCAGCAAGGAAGAACTAATGGCCACCAGCACCTATCAACGGTTCGTCTCGTTGATGAACAAAATCTtcgatcagctcgacgaaacAGAAACACCAACGATGGAGGAAGGCGACGAGCAGTACGAATGCATTCCTACGGGACTGCTGAACAGTATCTGTGCCGAGGCGGCTAAACTTAAGGTGCGGAACGCAATCGACGCCATACCGGAGAACAAACTGACGCTGTTGATCTCGTACGCAATGCGATCGATCCATTCGGCGAAAAACTTGAGTGGCTCCGAGCTACAGGACGATCTGGTCGGGGATGAGTGTATCGAGAAGATTCTCAACGCCGTCGAGGCGTCGCTGTTGATCTGCCTGCTGTACACGAGCAAGAGCACGAAATTTCTGCAGGAAGACAACATCGACGCGATAATTAAATTTGTGCAGTTTCAGCTCCGTGAGACCCTCTTTCCCTCGTACGATCCGGTGTACTCGGTGGAGACGAAAAGGAAAGGAGCCgacaacaagaagaaaaaagtgatTACGTATCAGCAGAAGGGAATCTCGATGCTTTATACCAAGACTGTGGAGCTGTCGAAGCAGCTAGTGACCATGTTCGAATCGTTCCATTTTGTTGATACCATCGTGATTCATGCGTCATCGCTCGGAGTTGAGCCATTCTTTGTGGACAACATCGAAACGTTGCAGTTCGTGTGCCTCGATCTGGTGACGACGATTTTTCAGAATGAAAAGTACGCACACCACCGGCGGAACATCGTTTCGGACATACTGacgtcgttcgatcgattaCCACACTCGAAGCGTAATCTACGACCTTACAAACTGGTCAACAACGGTGGTAACATTCAGATGATGACGGCGCTGGTGTTGCAGCTAATTCAATCGTCTGTTATTCTGCCCGATACGTTCAGCCCCGAGGGTGGCGCAGGAGCAGCTGGAGGAAAACAGAGAGCCCTCAACGATGCTGAAGATGCAACGCAGGCCGGCGGGGCTGGTGCCAAAAGTACGGATTTGTTCATCTTCGGCAAATACAACACGGCCCTCAGCATCGGAGGCAACTTTCTGACGACCTTTCTCGACAAGTGCAAGAGCCGCTCGAACGAAACCGATTTCCGTCCCCTGTTTGAGAATTTCATTCACGATTTGCTCACTACGGTGAACAAACCGGAGTGGCCAGCAGCAGAGCTACTGCTCAGCCTGCTCGGTACGATGCTAGTGAAGAAGATGTCCGACAAAGGTGTGGAGCAGTCAATACGAGTCGTTTCGCTCGAGTACCTCGGCATCGTGGCTGCTCGTTTGCGGAAGGATACCGTCGAGTCACGCTGCAAGGTGAACACCATGGACACGCTGATAAAGTACATTAAAATCGAGCAGGAGAAGGAAGGCGATGAGCCTCTGAATAACAGCAAATTTCAGTTGGACGAGGAGGAAGAGCGTACGGAATTTCTGCAGAAGATCCTGCTGGACTTTCTCGCGGTCAATGCGCATGAGGGCCACGGTGTCTGGCATCACGCACGTCATTTCTACATCACGCAGTGGTACCGGGATATGATGCAgcgtaaaaagaaaattgccGAGGGCGAGAAAGGCTACGCATCACGCAAGAAAGCTGCAtcgaaaaaacgtaaaaagtATCAAAGCG encodes:
- the LOC128723082 gene encoding nipped-B protein, encoding MSDRDVPSVPITTLAGLTSLSDLLSELPISDSLSVSVPLNRPLLFHPRVAEEANNLLATRDDALTAQLVTAIEQTNSDSIELKDQYPQPAAPANGALIEGPPLLQAIHACRPNVFKSPYNPQIHQMFSSAVALGVGNQQQLVAQQQKITPTSHTQFYNLPNESYSNPVQPQQTYTNQQQPPIEQLQTVFQNQHDIQQQQFQQAQQTLQHVQQQQLLQQQQLLSQQSQLVSQQPQLLQQQFHFTHPNHVVPTQQTIIIQGQPETGASSTFPNLASQASSSAVLLGQQQQAGGPVHQQLINVQNVPYLSNPSENNQLQQQQLFQQQQQQQQLQNNQNVIVSHSSNIVQLDPQQSVIQPSAPYSSAGHVVGSSAGIAAPSSNQSTMLQQNHLTQHSNVITQTNNNIHSASIQQHQYTQQQQQQHLPNHNLLPQGQQISQSQQPFQQSHLNNGSPVGIVPAGMNHHQQQQQQYSNASNLAKLPETAPRNNEYLQQQQSKNLDARGRPSPAQGSTAPETVPVPSQQPTPTTLSMQQHQSGGMKGPQHAQTATAGHRYPTPLLTPNKPRPPGAGGGQQSGVSTPAIRPIGISGALISNAAPVAVARPTAPQSQPAGGASQSTSAVGRHRPGPIKPKIDPKVLFRSIPMSEVSSVKLRKLSVCLDRLNDKQIRLLQEDIKKFAAEEPKLAVRMGLVKKTYDQIFSKMKEESRGSSTLKRRAQERVEENPEDYLSKPKVRRVERSAAPVVKKLSKEELMATSTYQRFVSLMNKIFDQLDETETPTMEEGDEQYECIPTGLLNSICAEAAKLKVRNAIDAIPENKLTLLISYAMRSIHSAKNLSGSELQDDLVGDECIEKILNAVEASLLICLLYTSKSTKFLQEDNIDAIIKFVQFQLRETLFPSYDPVYSVETKRKGADNKKKKVITYQQKGISMLYTKTVELSKQLVTMFESFHFVDTIVIHASSLGVEPFFVDNIETLQFVCLDLVTTIFQNEKYAHHRRNIVSDILTSFDRLPHSKRNLRPYKLVNNGGNIQMMTALVLQLIQSSVILPDTFSPEGGAGAAGGKQRALNDAEDATQAGGAGAKSTDLFIFGKYNTALSIGGNFLTTFLDKCKSRSNETDFRPLFENFIHDLLTTVNKPEWPAAELLLSLLGTMLVKKMSDKGVEQSIRVVSLEYLGIVAARLRKDTVESRCKVNTMDTLIKYIKIEQEKEGDEPLNNSKFQLDEEEERTEFLQKILLDFLAVNAHEGHGVWHHARHFYITQWYRDMMQRKKKIAEGEKGYASRKKAASKKRKKYQSDSDSDGADDSDGGDEANIREGQVDQELNSEIFRMLDTRKQYYLSQVSSFLRTGSVRSGGGPAGGKYEIKTYIDYSNANLIAQYLASKRSFSQSYDKYLQKIILVVREPVVAIRTRAMKCLANIVEVDQLVLARKDMQMGVQQKLLDTAISVREAAVDLVGKYILSDPDLIDQYYEMISQRILDTGVSVRKRVIKILRDICIEYPAHDKIPDICVKMIRRVNDEEGIQKLVMDVFMTMWFTPCNDNDKAAMDRKITQIIDVVCSSHETGTQGFDALLKTIFEPKESKEDSKQKKEIPKTLIKACQQIVDGLVEATMRLEGAENTRLVGCITALHLFAKIQPQLLVNHAMSLEPYLNMRCQNQIISKFISSIAEILEQVVPLMDHPSEVFLADLESHLMMLIVTQSRTIVLSCVSCLSTVVNKITKNYKLIRDCFSKLYYKGLVCIKDKLVAEPTIPIEQFFRPQFRRSIFTVGLIMRYFDFRLPEVYGAPQSGEDTGNQGSTLPSNICEDVFATLAFFLSCAHSEICKEALTSMGNFCVKNYEYLTKVELRDYYNYLLTQDTVLTDMKITVLKNILMYLTEEENKMVRNDKEWSKQSQMEDLKEMGDLSSGMASRVIQIYLKEILRSFLHRDCGVRSWAMRVIEIVLRQGLVHPVQIVPYLICLSTDPEKEVAHSADRHLQEIDKQYPGFVNMKSHAGMQLSFELQEMLQRRNENSIVRGFRIKDPQEPPAAMNGFLYTLLRGTKPQRRALIQSMTKQFDDGKSSLRHMLYLADNLAYFPYVVQDEPLYIIHHIEMAISVNGTNLLASFREGLKPLPATESNAEQKAQNPLEDDDDDDQEAILNRLPDDISDLESCIQSAQGCMLLLILKQHLKDIYGITDSKISRYSPSEAGKIYDKAMQRRSNSIFDPKATIAILKENLANSNTKSEQNRIQLTQRYLDFKQLMLKLDPDDPDLQDEDEKPNTTNVTPVKQNPIASASGNSAVQSADAQHNHALDGTSNNIHVNNVHNAGMPPAMQQNDYSSRSSYHGVSSVPKTPKSSSNRQATATSRKSAVSSRSAKKRKQKISSSEEEESDASEGDYD